A genomic stretch from Tenrec ecaudatus isolate mTenEca1 chromosome X, mTenEca1.hap1, whole genome shotgun sequence includes:
- the ZC4H2 gene encoding zinc finger C4H2 domain-containing protein isoform X1 has product MKNDVTSGLQDDTLTTEIHRNKTWQMEKIKARLKAEFEALESEERHLKEYKQEMDLLLQEKMAHVEELRLIHADINVMENTIKQSENDLNKLLESTRRLHDEYKPLKEHVDALRMTLGLQRLPDLCEEEEKLSLDYFEKQKAEWQTEPQEPPIPESLAAAAAAAQQLQVARKQDTRQTATFRQQPPPMKACLSCHQQIHRNAPICPLCKAKSRSRNPKKPKRKQDE; this is encoded by the exons GAATAAGACCTGGCAGATGGAGAAGATCAAAGCCCGTTTGAAAGCTGAGTTTGAGGCCCTTGAGTCAGAAGAAAGACACCTGAAGGAATACAAGCAGGAGATGGACCTTCTACTACAGGAAAAGATGGCCCATGTGGAGGAACTCCGCCTGATTCACGCTGACATCAATGTG ATGGAGAACACAATCAAACAGTCTGAGAATGACCTAAACAAGCTGCTAGAGTCTACCCGGCGACTGCATGATGAATATAAGCCACTGAAGGAACATGTGGATGCCCTACGCATGACCCTGGGCCTACAGAGGCTCCCTGACCTGTGTGAAGAAGAAGAGAAGCTCTCCTTGGA TTACTTTGAGAAGCAGAAAGCAGAGTGGCAGACGGAACCTCAGGAGCCTCCCATCCCTGAGTCTTTGGCTGCTGCAGCTGCAGCAGCTCAGCAACTCCAGGTGGCTAGGAAGCAGGACACTCGGCAGACAGCTACTTTCAGACAGCAACCTCCACCTATGAAG gcCTGCTTGTCGTGTCATCAACAAATTCACCGAAATGCACCCATATGCCCTCTGTGCAAAGCCAAGAGCCGGTCCCGGAACCCAAAAAAGCCAAAACGGAAGCAAGATGAATGA
- the ZC4H2 gene encoding zinc finger C4H2 domain-containing protein isoform X2 — translation MADEQEIMCKLESIKEIRNKTWQMEKIKARLKAEFEALESEERHLKEYKQEMDLLLQEKMAHVEELRLIHADINVMENTIKQSENDLNKLLESTRRLHDEYKPLKEHVDALRMTLGLQRLPDLCEEEEKLSLDYFEKQKAEWQTEPQEPPIPESLAAAAAAAQQLQVARKQDTRQTATFRQQPPPMKACLSCHQQIHRNAPICPLCKAKSRSRNPKKPKRKQDE, via the exons GAATAAGACCTGGCAGATGGAGAAGATCAAAGCCCGTTTGAAAGCTGAGTTTGAGGCCCTTGAGTCAGAAGAAAGACACCTGAAGGAATACAAGCAGGAGATGGACCTTCTACTACAGGAAAAGATGGCCCATGTGGAGGAACTCCGCCTGATTCACGCTGACATCAATGTG ATGGAGAACACAATCAAACAGTCTGAGAATGACCTAAACAAGCTGCTAGAGTCTACCCGGCGACTGCATGATGAATATAAGCCACTGAAGGAACATGTGGATGCCCTACGCATGACCCTGGGCCTACAGAGGCTCCCTGACCTGTGTGAAGAAGAAGAGAAGCTCTCCTTGGA TTACTTTGAGAAGCAGAAAGCAGAGTGGCAGACGGAACCTCAGGAGCCTCCCATCCCTGAGTCTTTGGCTGCTGCAGCTGCAGCAGCTCAGCAACTCCAGGTGGCTAGGAAGCAGGACACTCGGCAGACAGCTACTTTCAGACAGCAACCTCCACCTATGAAG gcCTGCTTGTCGTGTCATCAACAAATTCACCGAAATGCACCCATATGCCCTCTGTGCAAAGCCAAGAGCCGGTCCCGGAACCCAAAAAAGCCAAAACGGAAGCAAGATGAATGA
- the ZC4H2 gene encoding zinc finger C4H2 domain-containing protein isoform X3, with protein MEKIKARLKAEFEALESEERHLKEYKQEMDLLLQEKMAHVEELRLIHADINVMENTIKQSENDLNKLLESTRRLHDEYKPLKEHVDALRMTLGLQRLPDLCEEEEKLSLDYFEKQKAEWQTEPQEPPIPESLAAAAAAAQQLQVARKQDTRQTATFRQQPPPMKACLSCHQQIHRNAPICPLCKAKSRSRNPKKPKRKQDE; from the exons ATGGAGAAGATCAAAGCCCGTTTGAAAGCTGAGTTTGAGGCCCTTGAGTCAGAAGAAAGACACCTGAAGGAATACAAGCAGGAGATGGACCTTCTACTACAGGAAAAGATGGCCCATGTGGAGGAACTCCGCCTGATTCACGCTGACATCAATGTG ATGGAGAACACAATCAAACAGTCTGAGAATGACCTAAACAAGCTGCTAGAGTCTACCCGGCGACTGCATGATGAATATAAGCCACTGAAGGAACATGTGGATGCCCTACGCATGACCCTGGGCCTACAGAGGCTCCCTGACCTGTGTGAAGAAGAAGAGAAGCTCTCCTTGGA TTACTTTGAGAAGCAGAAAGCAGAGTGGCAGACGGAACCTCAGGAGCCTCCCATCCCTGAGTCTTTGGCTGCTGCAGCTGCAGCAGCTCAGCAACTCCAGGTGGCTAGGAAGCAGGACACTCGGCAGACAGCTACTTTCAGACAGCAACCTCCACCTATGAAG gcCTGCTTGTCGTGTCATCAACAAATTCACCGAAATGCACCCATATGCCCTCTGTGCAAAGCCAAGAGCCGGTCCCGGAACCCAAAAAAGCCAAAACGGAAGCAAGATGAATGA
- the ZC4H2 gene encoding zinc finger C4H2 domain-containing protein isoform X4: protein MADEQEIMCKLESIKEIRNKTWQMEKIKARLKAEFEALESEERHLKEYKQEMDLLLQEKMAHVEELRLIHADINVMENTIKQSENDLNKLLESTRRLHDEYKPLKEHVDALRMTLGLQRLPDLCEEEEKLSLEPACRVINKFTEMHPYALCAKPRAGPGTQKSQNGSKMNEERASTWSSTTNNLGRSD, encoded by the exons GAATAAGACCTGGCAGATGGAGAAGATCAAAGCCCGTTTGAAAGCTGAGTTTGAGGCCCTTGAGTCAGAAGAAAGACACCTGAAGGAATACAAGCAGGAGATGGACCTTCTACTACAGGAAAAGATGGCCCATGTGGAGGAACTCCGCCTGATTCACGCTGACATCAATGTG ATGGAGAACACAATCAAACAGTCTGAGAATGACCTAAACAAGCTGCTAGAGTCTACCCGGCGACTGCATGATGAATATAAGCCACTGAAGGAACATGTGGATGCCCTACGCATGACCCTGGGCCTACAGAGGCTCCCTGACCTGTGTGAAGAAGAAGAGAAGCTCTCCTTGGA gcCTGCTTGTCGTGTCATCAACAAATTCACCGAAATGCACCCATATGCCCTCTGTGCAAAGCCAAGAGCCGGTCCCGGAACCCAAAAAAGCCAAAACGGAAGCAAGATGAATGAAGAAAGGGCAAGCACATGGAGCTCTACTACTAATAACCTTGGCCGGAGTGATTGA